In a single window of the Platichthys flesus chromosome 5, fPlaFle2.1, whole genome shotgun sequence genome:
- the hyls1 gene encoding AP-3 complex subunit beta-1 isoform X5 — MTSGYGTYRPEEQEGGDDRDDHTITEFDQDSRGDVSEMRDEEEEDDRPSSFGFEMESTRERGDVQTRPESEDQNQPGADGAAWRSPGARPEEDVPDSEDKDGTNERPEGRGHVSGLEDGFTSDEKNPEEGTGSEKPDEEEREAEEEDPDDSSSNKDIKFIDSKVDFSWMAYDDMEWEGNLRQKKASGLEEGLAELHVSSSTQQDFETENEDVPSHSSEEDRISLSAFESYISCMTESESDFDLRPKPKSFIRPAVNQQNLKKTDPVTKYFQYKQFWEAFKVPGERDRRALRWEIRERLAHEPPPTKPRRVLVPNTYTVPTEKKRAALRWEIRSDLAHGLIPHKLSHGC, encoded by the exons ATGACCTCCGGCTACGGCACCTACAgaccagaggagcaggagggaggagacgaCCGAGACGACCACACCATCACAGAGTTTGACCAGGACAGTCGAGGAGACGTGTCTGAGATgagagacgaagaagaagaagacgatcGACCCAGCAGCTTCGGGTTTGAGATGGAATCCACACGAGAGCGAGGAGACGTCCAGACTCGTCCAGAGAGCGAAGACCAGAACCAACCTGGAGCTGATGGAGCGGCGTGGAGATCACCTGGTGCTCGACCTGAAGAGGACGTCCCAGACTCTGAAGACAAAGACGGGACTAATGAAAGACCGGAGGGTCGAGGACACGTCTCTGGGTTAGAAGACGGGTTCACGTCCGATGAGAAGAATCCTGAAGAGGGAACAGGTAGTGAAAAACccgatgaagaggagagagaagccgAGGAGGAAGACCCCGACGACTCCTCGAGCAACAAGGACATAAAGTTCATCGACTCCAAAGTGGACTTCAGTTGGATGGCGTACGACGATATGGAGTGGGAGGGGAACCTCCGGCAGAAGAAGG CGAGCGGTCTGGAGGAAGGACTGGCGGAGCTTCACGTGTCCTCGTCCACTCAACAGGACTTTGAGACGGAGAACGAAGACGTCCCCAGTCACAGCTCGGAGGAGGACCGGATCTCGCTGAGTGCTTTTGAATCCTACATCAGCTGCATG ACTGAATCTGAAAGTGACTTCGACCTCAGGCCCAAACCGAAATCCT TCATCCGACCAGCGGTGAATCAGCAGAACCTAAAGAAAACGGACCCAGTGACCAA ataTTTCCAGTACAAGCAGTTCTGGGAAGCGTTTAAAGTCCCGGGAGAGAGAGACCGACGAGCGCTGCGCTGGGAGATCAgg GAACGTCTCGCACACGAGCCTCCACCC actAAACCTCGGAGGGTCCTGGTGCCGAACACCTACACCGTGCCGACGGAGAAGAAGCGAGCGGCGCTCCGCTGGGAGATCAGGAGCGACTTGGCTCACGGCCTCATTCCTCACAAGCTCAGTCACGGATGTTAG
- the mrpl4 gene encoding large ribosomal subunit protein uL4m, which produces MFRLSLTVFNRGSAIRFSSGFSAQSALPPNLLLPSNLVDPARLKRAPPPADSSLPLLRRCDAAVPAHLSPAHTWVETLEAQDAEPVGLAQLHPDVFAVAPRLDILHNVETWQRNFKRISHANTKVRSEVRGGGKKPWKQKGSGRARQGSIRSPLWRGGGVSHGPRGPTSYYYMLPMKVRVQGLKVALSSKMAQDYLHIVDSLNIPTPDSQYLLDLIRHRHWGESLLIVDVGQEFPENILQATANLKSVNIIPAVGLNVHSLLKHEAVVLTLETLRFLEDKLLWHDQRFTPLYSFKLPYSDFP; this is translated from the exons ATGTTTCGTTTGTCTTTGACGGTTTTTAACAGAGGATCCGCGATAAGG TTTTCCTCTGGCTTCTCGGCTCAGAGCGCTCTGCCTCCGAACCTCCTGCTGCCGTCCAACCTCGTGGATCCGGCCCGGCTCA AGCGTGCCCCGCCTCCTGCTGATTCCTCGCTGCCTCTCCTGAGGAGGTGTGATGCCGCTGTCCCCGCCCACCTGAGCCCCGCCCACACGTGGGTGGAGACTCTGGAGGCGCAGGACGCCGAGCCCGTGGGATTGGCTCAGCTCCACCCGGACGTCTTTGCAGTGGCTCCCAG GCTCGACATCCTTCACAACGTCGAAACGTGGCAGAGGAACTTCAAAAGAATT AGCCACGCCAACACGAAggtcaggtcagaggtcagaggaggtggAAAGAAGCCGTGGAAGCAGAAGGGAAGCGGCCGAGCTCGTCAGGGCAGCATCCGCTCGCCGCTGTGGAGAGGAG ggGGAGTGTCCCACGGCCCCAGAGGACCGACCAGCTACTACTACATGTTGCCCATGAAGGTTCGAGTGCAAGGACTCAAAGTGGCGCTGAGCTCCAAGATGGCGCAG GACTACCTTCACATCGTGGACTCTCTGAACATCCCCACCCCCGACTCCCAGTACCTGCTGGACCTCATCCGACACAGACACTGGGGGGAGTCGTTGTTGATCGTAGATGT agGTCAAGAGTTTCCTGAGAACATTCTTCAGGCCACAGCGAACCTGAAGAGCGTGAACATCATTCCAGCCGTTG GTCTGAACGTCCACAGCCTGCTGAAGCACGAAGCCGTGGTCCTCACTCTGGAGACACTCAGGTTCCTGGAGGACAAGCTGCTGTGGCACGACCAGCGCTTCACGCCTCTCTACTCCTTTAAACTGCCCTACTCTGACTTCCCATAG
- the si:ch211-69b7.6 gene encoding neuroblast differentiation-associated protein AHNAK: MPGHRRGKSLSDAITLELSEEGSRLISSINTQRLEKGDEVSGEQFDNRVPVLTRSNLSKSLDNLDQLASPKTMLKDSYNKLYNAKIKRFMKEDLRGADESRENGKLAMGGLSKVGLKHDMDLPRLGVDFGLMKTKRRQTSESEEDADSESDDTTLTYGSNLNLPPLGLGSGRAARSGTQEPRWNLNTDRPSVDLSLPNIERPQIGLEGKGTFDASKFNLPDLGLSGPSLSGTDYKLDTPDFNIPEVPSRKINVKHSKKLKKPNLNVDDFSGHVESPNFGVSGRSPDLDLEMPGAPQLNLNGPDIDMNSHEFKMSLKKPKIDLKSPDLNLDAPDGKLTTPKFGFSGNGEARMPDLKTPKIRGEIHAPDVNPPRTDLRAPAGQYKAPRFQMPRFDLPDVEVPDLNENFEGPDLHLSAPNLRAGKLDPNFNVPSADISGHSGKIKMPGFGLKKPKLDLNTPDMDINMPSGKLDLDADVPSGKIKLPKFKLFGTLPKSKDVDVNAGMKTPELNLKSPKLKGIDAPDVNLPNMDLHAPDVNIGSPKWKFSKPGFDIDSPSLDLKGPRSNLEMPNADIGGFSGKMKMPDFGLSGPKMKGFGGEVNTPDFDLSAPKLQVGSPDLDLPDMHFNKPKLDLSGPDVDLDLPSGKFKGPAIKKPNFGLNAPDMHIDAPKGKFQMPKFNLSSTLPKGPNLDINADLKSPDLNLKAPKIKGGIETPDWDLPNMDLKAPKLDVKSPDVNIGSPKSKFKLPKFKMPKFSVPSLKGPDISGNLDGPDMDINAPKLNLKGPKGGLDLPDFDISGPSGKFKKPNFGLSGPKLDGPNLNLRSPDLDLSGPDLSGGINAPDINMPKVDLKGPKLDLNAPKLNLDMPSGKMKMPELHSPDWDVKAPSGKLKMPKFSLPSLKGPEIDGDFDGPDMDINAPKLNLKGPKGGLDLPDFDISGPSGKFKMPNFNMPDLGLSGPKLDGPNLNLKSPNLDLSGPDLSGGINAPDINMPKVDLKSPKLDLNAPKLNLDMPSGKMKMPELHAPDWDVKAPSGKLKMPKFSLPSLKGPEIDGDFDGPDVDLNAPKLNLKGPKGGLDLPDFDISGPSGKFKKPNFNLPNFGLSGPKLDGPNLNLKSPNLDLSGPEFSGGINAPDINMPKVDLKSPKLDLNAPKLNLDMPSGKMKMPELHAPDWDVKAPSGKLKMPKFNLSGTLPKGPKMDINTDLNAPNMDLKAPKLDVNTPDVNIGSPKARFKLPKFKMPKFNLPSFKGPEIDGHLDAPDVDVNVPNVNVKAPRADLDLPDFDIPSPSGNFKMPNFNMPDLGLSGPKLSGPKLDLRSPDLDLSGPNLSGGINAPDINMPKVDLKGPKLDLNAPKLNLDMPSGKMKMPELHAPDWDVKAPSGKLKMPKLNLSGTLPKGPKINTDLNLKAPKIEGGLNAPDWDLPNMDLKAPKLDMNTPDVNIGSPKGKFKMPKLKMPKFSLPSLKGPEIDGDFDGPDMDINAPKLNLKGPKGGLDLPDFDISGPSGKFKKPNFNMPNLGLSGPKLDGPNLNLNPPNLDLSGPDLSGGINPPDINMPKVDLKGPKLDLNAPKLNLDMPSGKMKMPELHAPDWDLKAPSGKLKMPKLNLSGTLPKGPNINTDMNAPDLSLKAPKIKGGLSAPDWDLPNMDLKAPKLDVNTPDINLGSPKTKFKIPKMKMPKVSLPGLKGHDIDGGLDVPELDINAPDVNFRGSKPSFEMPDVDFGGPSGRIKKPHLKMPDVGFSGPSLDGPNFDVKTPDFNLKAPKIKRGLDAPKLDFPGVDLKAPKFDMNAPDVNMDLTYAKVKKPKIKTPIMPNVDLDGQLRGPDLNLPNVDINGAKGKFKMPSLNAPDLSLSGPKAKVPDINLSAPKLRGPGLSAPDINLPDSNFKSPKFNLNAKRPDLGIDGNLGRPDMNFNAPQVKGGMRGPDFDMHVPSGNFQGPQADLDLTDRKFKVPSFNLPHFGSPDLNQGFSSPNAKLNVKPVDLKGNISGPRVNAPNMDPRFPTAAPRSPGLHYKYPDLNVDDPSLNFRGPSHQNRRSDMRIPDLDVDGGVRLHHSDRRSHRNPPPSFPLADAVFGHRSDLNIDDFTGKDHVLRARGAKLDVQASRDYRSGFPPSGLDIDVMDGVHTHRIPAGDIYAKHQRTARPDVSARDPRIQVPNSSDGYYVTSFPAHTQNQRMPNRKYNTLGGLDFHSGNLELEVPNQNEPRGSNFVFADLV; the protein is encoded by the exons ATG CCGGGCCACCGCAGAGGAAAGAGTCTGTCGGACGCCATCACCCTGGAGCTGTCAGAGGAAGGAAGCCGGCTCATCTCCAGCATCAACACCCAGCGTCTGGAGAAAG GGGATGAAGTTTCGGGGGAGCAGTTTGATAACAGAGTCCCAGTCCTCACCAGGAGCAACCTGAGCAAGAGCCTCGATAATCTGGACCAGTTAGCGAGTCCCAAGACG ATGCTGAAGGATTCCTACAACAAACTCTACAATGCCAAAATCAAGAGGTTTATGAAGGAGGATTTGCGCGGTGCCGATGAAAGTCGTGAAAACGGCAAACTGGCCATGGGCGGCTTGTCCAAGGTCGGCCTGAAGCACGACATGGACCTGCCTCGCCTCGGAGTGGACTTTGGACTCATGAAAACCAAGAGACGCCAAACATCCGAATCTGAAGAGGACGCTGATTCAGAATCCGATGACACAACGTTAACATACGGCAGCAATCTGAATCTGCCCCCGCTGGGTCTGGGCTCGGGTAGGGCTGCTCGAAGTGGAACCCAGGAACCGAGATGGAATCTGAACACGGACCGTCCATCAGTTGACCTGTCACTGCCAAATATTGAAAGACCTCAGATTGGACTGGAAGGTAAAGGAACTTTTGATGCTTCAAAATTCAATCTGCCTGACCTGGGTCTCTCTGGACCTTCTCTAAGTGGAACAGATTATAAACTGGACACACCAGATTTCAATATCCCAGAAGTTCCTTCACGTAAAATCAATGTCAAGCATTCCAAGAAACTGAAAAAGCCAAATCTAAATGTGGATGATTTCTCCGGTCATGTGGAGTCACCTAACTTTGGTGTATCTGGGAGATCCCCTGACTTAGACCTAGAAATGCCAGGTGCACCACAGCTTAATCTCAATGGACCAGACATTGATATGAACTCACATGAATTCAAAATGTCTCTGAAGAAGCCAAAGATCGATCTTAAGTCTCCAGATTTAAATTTGGATGCTCCTGACGGTAAACTCACTACGCCCAAATTTGGATTCTCTGGGAACGGTGAAGCTAGAATGCCAGACCTCAAAACACCAAAAATAAGAGGTGAGATTCACGCCCCTGATGTGAATCCACCCAGAACCGACCTGAGGGCTCCGGCTGGACAATACAAGGCTCCGAGGTTTCAAATGCCCAGATTTGATTTACCAGATGTTGAAGTTCCAGATTTGAATGAAAACTTCGAGGGACCAGATCTGCATTTGTCTGCACCAAATCTCAGAGCTGGAAAGTTAGACCCAAACTTTAATGTCCCCTCGGCCGACATTTCAGGTCATTCTGGAAAAATCAAAATGCCAGGCTTTGGGCTCAAAAAACCAAAGCTTGACCTCAATACCCCTGATATGGATATTAATATGCCCTCTGGTAAATTAGACCTGGATGCGGATGTTCCCTCTGGAAAAATTAAATTACCAAAATTTAAGCTCTTTGGAACGTTGCCCAAGAGTAAAGATGTGGATGTGAACGCTGGGATGAAAACACCCGAGCTAAATCTAAAATCCCCAAAGCTAAAAGGCATAGATGCTCCTGATGTGAATTTACCAAACATGGACCTCCACGCCCCAGATGTCAACATCGGTTCACCCAAATGGAAATTCAGTAAACCAGGGTTTGACATTGATTCACCTTCACTTGACCTGAAAGGCCCGAGGTCAAACCTGGAGATGCCGAATGCCGATATTGGAGGTTTTTCTGGAAAAATGAAGATGCCAGATTTTGGATTGTCTGGACCGAAGATGAAAGGGTTCGGTGGCGAGGTGAACACTCCAGACTTTGACCTTTCAGCCCCCAAATTGCAAGTTGGTTCCCCAGATCTGGATTTACCTGACATGCACTTTAATAAACCCAAACTGGATCTTTCTGGTCCAGATGTCGACCTAGATTTGCCCTCAGGTAAATTCAAAGGACCAGCAATAAAGAAACCGAACTTTGGCCTGAATGCTCCTGACATGCACATTGACGCTCCCAAGGGCAAGTTCCAGATGCCTAAATTCAACCTCTCCAGCACGTTGCCAAAAGGACCAAATTTGGACATAAATGCCGACCTGAAATCACCAGATCTAAATTTGAAAGCACCAAAGATAAAGGGGGGGATTGAGACCCCTGACTGGGACTTACCCAACATGGACCTTAAAGCCCCCAAGTTAGACGTTAAATCTCCAGATGTCAACATTGGTTCACCCAAATCTAAATTCAAACTGCCCAAATTCAAGATGCCTAAGTTTAGTGTTCCAAGTTTAAAAGGACCCGACATCAGTGGTAATTTAGATGGTCCAGACATGGACATCAATGCACCGAAGCTCAACCTCAAAGGTCCTAAAGGGGGTTTGGACTTGCCAGATTTTGATATTTCTGGTCCATCTGGAAAATTCAAAAAGCCAAATTTTGGGCTTTCTGGTCCAAAGTTAGATGGTCCAAACTTAAACCTCAGATCACCTGACCTAGATCTCTCTGGTCCCGACCTCAGCGGTGGGATAAATGCACCAGACATTAACATGCCCAAGGTCGACCTTAAAGGTCCCAAACTGGACTTAAATGCTCCAAAGCTCAATCTAGACATGCCGTCAGGTAAAATGAAAATGCCAGAGCTTCATTCTCCAGACTGGGatgtgaaagctccctcaggCAAATTGAAGATGCCAAAGTTCAGCCTCCCAAGCTTAAAAGGACCTGAAATTGATGGAGACTTCGATGGTCCAGACATGGACATCAATGCACCAAAGCTCAACCTCAAAGGTCCTAAAGGGGGTTTAGATTTGCCAGATTTTGATATTTCTGGTCCGTCTGGGAAATTCAAAATGCCAAACTTTAACATGCCTGACTTGGGGCTGTCTGGTCCAAAGTTAGATGGCCCCAACTTGAACCTGAAATCCCCAAACCTAGATCTTTCTGGTCCCGACCTCAGCGGTGGGATAAATGCACCAGACATTAACATGCCCAAGGTCGACCTTAAAAGTCCCAAACTGGATTTAAATGCTCCAAAGCTCAATCTAGACATGCCGTCAGGTAAAATGAAAATGCCAGAGCTTCATGCTCCAGACTGGGATGTGAAAGCTCCCTCGGGCAAATTGAAGATGCCAAAGTTCAGCCTCCCAAGCTTAAAAGGACCTGAAATTGACGGAGACTTCGATGGTCCAGATGTTGATTTAAATGCACCAAAGCTCAACCTCAAAGGTCCTAAAGGGGGTTTAGATTTGCCAGATTTTGATATTTCTGGTCCATCCGGGAAATTCAAGAAGCCCAACTTTAACCTTCCTAATTTTGGGCTATCTGGTCCAAAGTTAGATGGCCCCAACTTAAACCTTAAATCCCCAAACCTAGATCTCTCTGGTCCTGAATTCAGCGGGGGAATAAATGCACCAGACATTAACATGCCCAAGGTCGACCTTAAAAGTCCCAAACTGGACTTAAATGCTCCAAAGCTCAATCTAGACATGCCCTCAGGTAAAATGAAAATGCCAGAGCTTCATGCTCCAGACTGGGATGTGAAAGCTCCCTCGGGCAAATTGAAAATGCCAAAATTTAACCTTTCAGGCACTTTGCCAAAAGGACCAAAAATGGACATAAACACAGATCTGAATGCACCCAACATGGACCTTAAAGCTCCAAAGTTGGACGTGAACACTCCTGATGTCAACATTGGTTCCCCCAAAGCAAGATTTAAACTGCCCAAATTCAAGATGCCTAAATTTAATCTTCCAAGCTTCAAAGGGCCTGAGATCGATGGACACTTGGACGCCCCAGATGTTGATGTGAATGTCCCCAATGTCAATGTGAAAGCTCCTAGAGCCGATTTAGACTTGCCAGATTTTGATATCCCTAGTCCATCTGGAAATTTCAAAATGCCAAACTTTAACATGCCTGACTTGGGGCTTTCTGGTCCAAAGTTAAGTGGACCTAAGTTGGACCTCAGATCACCTGACCTAGATCTGTCTGGTCCCAACCTCAGCGGTGGGATAAATGCACCAGACATTAACATGCCCAAGGTCGACCTTAAAGGTCCCAAACTGGACTTAAATGCTCCAAAGCTTAATCTAGACATGCCCTCAGGTAAAATGAAAATGCCAGAGCTTCATGCTCCAGACTGGGATGTCAAAGCTCCCTCAGGCAAATTGAAAATGCCTAAATTGAACCTTTCAGGCACTTTGCCAAAAGGaccaaaaataaacacagatctGAATCTTAAAGCTCCCAAAATAGAGGGAGGACTTAATGCCCCTGACTGGGATTTACCCAACATGGACCTTAAAGCTCCAAAGTTAGACATGAACACTCCGGATGTCAACATCGGTTCACCCAAAGGAAAATTCAAAATGCCAAAACTGAAAATGCCAAAGTTCAGCCTCCCAAGCTTAAAAGGACCTGAAATTGATGGAGACTTCGATGGTCCAGACATGGACATCAATGCACCAAAGCTCAACCTCAAAGGTCCTAAAGGGGGTTTAGATTTGCCAGATTTTGATATTTCTGGTCCATCCGGAAAATTCAAGAAACCAAACTTTAACATGCCTAATTTGGGGTTGTCTGGTCCAAAGTTAGATGGCCCCAACTTGAACCTGAACCCCCCAAACCTAGATCTGTCTGGTCCCGACCTCAGCGGTGGGATAAACCCACCAGACATTAACATGCCCAAGGTCGACCTTAAAGGTCCCAAACTGGACTTAAATGCTCCAAAGCTCAATCTAGACATGCCGTCAGGTAAAATGAAAATGCCAGAGCTTCATGCTCCAGACTGGGATCTCAAAGCTCCATCAGGCAAATTGAAGATGCCTAAATTGAACCTTTCAGGCACGTTGCCAAAAGGACCAAATATCAACACAGATATGAATGCACCCGATTTGAGTCTCAAAGCACCAAAGATAAAGGGCGGACTTAGTGCCCCTGACTGGGACTTACCCAACATGGACCTTAAAGCTCCAAAGTTAGATGTAAACACTCCAGATATTAACCTTGGTTCAccaaaaacaaagtttaaaatacccaaaatgaaaatgccTAAAGTTAGTCTACCGGGCCTGAAAGGACATGACATTGACGGCGGTTTAGACGTCCCAGAGTTGGATATTAATGCGCCGGACGTCAACTTCCGAGGGTCCAAACCTAGCTTTGAAATGCCAGATGTGGACTTCGGTGGCCCGTCAGGAAGAATCAAAAAGCCACATTTGAAAATGCCTGATGTGGGTTTTTCTGGTCCATCGTTGGACGGCCCAAACTTTGACGTCAAGACACCGGATTTCAATCTCAAAGCTCCAAAAATTAAACGTGGACTTGATGCCCCCAAACTGGACTTCCCAGGTGTTGACCTCAAAGCTCCAAAGTTCGATATGAACGCTCCAGATGTCAACATGGATTTAACGTATGCAAAGGTCAAAAAGCCCAAAATTAAGACACCAATAATGCCAAATGTTGATTTAGACGGACAGCTGCGGGGACCTGATCTGAATTTACCAAATGTTGACATCAATGGTGCAAAAGGAAAATTCAAAATGCCAAGTTTAAACGCACCAGACCTTAGTCTCTCTGGACCGAAGGCAAAAGTACCGGACATTAATCTTTCAGCGCCTAAACTGAGAGGCCCTGGTTTAAGTGCACCTGATATAAATCTGCCAGATTCAAATTTCAAAAGTCCCAAGTTCAACCTTAATGCAAAACGACCAGATCTGGGAATAGATGGTAACTTAGGCCGACCTGACATGAACTTTAATGCCCCTCAGGTCAAAGGAGGAATGAGGGGTCCAGACTTTGACATGCATGTTCCCTCTGGAAACTTCCAGGGTCCTCAGGCTGATCTGGATCTGACAGACCGAAAATTCAAAGTCCCTTCTTTCAACCTTCCTCACTTTGGAAGTCCAGATCTGAATCAGGGCTTTTCTTCTCCCAATGCAAAGCTGAATGTGAAACCAGTTGATTTAAAGGGGAACATCTCAGGACCGAGGGTCAATGCTCCAAACATGGACCCCCGCTTTCCCACAGCGGCACCACGGAGTCCAGGGCTGCATTACAAATATCCAGATCTCAACGTTGATGATCCTTCACTAAATTTCCGAGGACCTTCTCACCAGAATCGCAGATCAGACATGAGGATTCCTGATCTGGACGTAGATGGAGGCGTCAGACTTCACCACAGCGATAGAAGGTCACatagaaaccccccccccagcttccctCTGGCGGACGCAGTGTTTGGTCACCGTTCAGATCTCAACATCGATGATTTCACGGGAAAGGATCACGTACTTAGAGCCAGAGGTGCGAAGCTGGACGTCCAGGCCTCACGGGACTACAGATCGGGGTTCCCCCCATCAGGTCTGGACATTGACGTGATGGACGGCGTGCACACCCACAGGATTCCAGCTGGGGACATATATGCAAAGCACCAGAGAACAGCACGACCTGATGTTAGTGCACGAGATCCCAGGATACAAGTACCCAACAGTTCAGACGGATACTACGTCACTTCCTTCCCCGCTCACACGCAGAACCAGAGGATGCCAAATCGTAAATACAACACTCTCGGAGGACTTGACTTTCACTCAGGAAACCTGGAACTCGAAGTTCCAAATCAAAACGAGCCGAGAGGTTCAAATTTCGTTTTCGCCGACCTCGTGTAG